Below is a genomic region from Delftia tsuruhatensis.
ACACTCAACCCCAAGGCATGGCTGGTGGCCCTGGCCGGCGTGGGCCTGTTCGTGCTGCCGCAGGCCGATGCCGCCCAGGCCCTGCTGCGCTTTTGCGCCATCTCCCTCATGGCCTGCCTGATCGGCGTCGGCTGCTGGGCGCTGATGGGCCGGCTGCTGTCGGGCTGGCTGCGCACACCGCAGCGCCGGCGGCTGTTCCACCGCCTGCTGGCCCTGCTCCTGGTCGCCAGCGTGGCGGCCATGCTGGCATGATGGGGGACAGGCAGCGCCATGACATCCCTCTCCGCGTCCCACCACTTCCACCGCATCCACCGCCACCCGGCCGCCCCCTGGGCCGAGCTGCGCGACAGCGCGCGCTCGCCGCACTGCTTTCGCCTGCACATGCATGCCGAATACTCGATCGGCATCGTCGATGCGGGACGCACCGTGTTCCACCATGCCCAGGGCCCGCAGCCGCTGGCCGCGGGGGGTGTGGTGCTGATCGAACCCGGCGCCTGGCATGCCTGCAATCCGGAACCAGGCGCCCCCTGGTCCTACCGCATGCTCTTCATCGACCCGGACTGGCTGCACGCACGGCTGGGCGTGGCCGCGCTGCGCTTTCCACAACGTGCGATGACCGATGCGCAGACGGCCTTCCAGGTGGACGCCCTGTGCCGCCCCATCGACGGGGAGGCCGCGGCGCGGCGGCTGGCCACGGGCCTGGAACAGTTGCTGGGCCGCTGCGCCGAGCACGCGGCGGCGGCGCAGCCCGGTGGCGCATCCTGCCTGGAGCCCGCCATGCGGCGCCTGCATGCCGGCCCCGATGCCGGACTGACCGTCGAGGCCCTGGCCCGGGAGTGCGGACTGAGCCCCACGCGCTTCATCCGCCGCTTCAAGGCCGCCACCGGCATGACGCCCGGCAGCTACCGCCTGAACCTGCGCATCAACGGAGCACGCCGCCTGCTGGCCTCGGGCGCGGCACTGTCCGATGCGGCCTATGCCATGGGCTTTGCCGACCAGGCCCATCTGCAACGCGCCTTCAAGGCCCATCACGCGCTGACGCCGGGCTGCTACGCGCGCGGCGCATAGCGCCCCGCCAGCCATGGTTTTGCACGCGGCTGCCCGGGGCGGGCGACGAAAGCGCTGATACTTACGCCTTTCGCTTCCAGCCCACCGACGCCGCGCACCATGGCCGACTTCCAAGACATACAGCAACGAGAAACCGGCCTGCGCCAGCAACTGTCCGCCGCCCAGATGGTGATGATCGCCATCGGCGGCGCCATCGGCACGGGCCTGTTCATGGGCAGCGCCTTCGCCATCGGCTTTGCCGGGCCCAGCGTGCTGCTCAGCTATGGCATCGGGGCGCTGATCTCGCTGCTGCTCATGGGTTGCCTGGCCGAGATGACGGTGGCCCATCCCACCTCGGGCTCCTTCGGCGCCTACGCCGAGCACTACATCGGCCCGCTGGCCGGCTTCATGGTCCGCTATGCCTACTGGGCCGCCGTGGTGCTGGCCGTGGGCATGGAGGTGACGGCCATCGGCATCTACATGGGCTACTGGTTTCCCGACGTGCCGCGCTGGATCTGGGTGGTGGTTTTCTCGGGCGCGCTGATCGCCGTCAACGCCAGCAGCGTCAAGGCCTTCGGCCAGGTCGAGTACGGCTTTTCCATGGTCAAGATCGTGGCCATCGTGGCCTTCATCCTGATCGGCGCCTGGGTAGTCTTCGGCTCGCAGCCCCAGGGCATCGGCCTTTTCAACTACACGGTCCATGGCGGCTTCTTCCCCAAGGGACTGTGGGGCACCTGGGTGGCCGTGATCATCGCCATCTTCAGCTACCTGAGCCTGGAGGCCGTGGCGGTGGCGGCCGGCGAGGCCGAGGACCCCAGGCGCGCCATCACCCGGGCCTTTCGCACCACCATGGCGCGCCTGGTGATCTTCTACCTGCTGACGCTGGCGCTGATGCTGGCCATCGTGCCCTGGCCGCAGGCCGGCACGGACAAGAGCCCCTTCGTGAAGGTGATGGAGATCATCGGCATCCCCGGTGCCGCCAGCATCATCAACTTCGTGGTGCTGGTGGCGGCGCTGTCGGCCATGAACAGCCAGCTGTATGTCACCTCGCGCATGATGTTCAGCCTCTCGCGCGGCGGCTTCGCGCCCGCGGTTTTCGGTCGCCTGAACAGCCGGGGCGTGCCCGTGGCGGCGATCGCCATCTCCTGCCTGGGCATCGCCGTGGCCGTGGCCGTGAACCTGTGGAAACCCGAGGGCTCGCTGCTGTGGATGATGTCCGTGTCCATGTTCGGCGCCATGTTCACCTGGTTCATGATCTTCGTGACCCATCTGTTCTTCCGCACGCGCTGGTCGCGCGAGCACCCCGGCCAGCGCCTGCAGTTCCGCATGTGGGGCTATCCGCTGTTCACGCTGGCGGGCGCTGCGCTGATGCTGGGCGTGATCGTCACCACCTATTTCACCGAGGTCTTCCACATGACGCTGATCACGGGCCTGCCTTTCCTGGCCCTGCTGGCCCTGGCCTATGCGCTGTGGTACCGGCCCCGCGCACAGGCGCGCAGCAAGGACTGAAACCATGACCCGCAGACTCTGGGACATCTCCCCGGCCGTCCAGGCCGCCAGCCCCGTCTTTCCGGGCGACACGCCCTACCGCCAGCAGTGGTGCGCCACCATCGGCCCCGGCTGCCCGGTCAACGTCAGTGCCATCACGCTGTCGCCCCATGTGGGCGCGCATGCCGATGCGCCGCTGCACTACGACGCCGATGGCGCCCCGATCGGACACGTCGACCTGGAGGCCTTCCTGGGCCCCTGCCGCGTGATCCATGCCATCGCCAGGGGGCCGCTGATCGAGTGGGAACACATTGCCCACGCCGTGGCGGATCTTCCGCCGCGCGTGCTGGTGCGCACCTACGAGCGCGCGCCCACGGCCTGGGACCCGGAGCTGCCGGCCTACGCCCCTGCCACGGTGGAGCGCCTGGCCGATCGGGGCGTGCGGCTCATAGGCATCGACACGGCCAGCATCGATCCGGCCAGCAGCAAAAGCCTGGACAGCCACCAGGTGATCCGCCGCCGCGGCCTGCGCGTGCTGGAGAACCTGGTGCTGGACGACGTGCCCGAAGGCGACTACGAGCTGATCGCCCTGCCGCTCAAGCTGGTCGAGGCCGACGCCTCGCCCGTGCGCGCCGTGTTGCGCGCCCTGGCCTGAACCCTTCCCCGTTTCCCCTGCGGCGCCGGCCTGTCCGGCGCCGTGTGCCATTGACCTCCAAGGAGAACCCGTGACAAGCCTGCAAGACTGCCTGGCGCTGGATGCCCAAGACCCGCTGCGCGCCCTGCGCGCGCAATTCACCCTGCCCGAAGGCGTGATCTACCTGGACGGCAATTCGCTGGGCGCCAGCCCCAAGGCCGCCGCGGCGCGCGTGGCCGAGGTCGTGCAGCAGGAATGGGCCCAGGGCCTGATCCGCTCCTGGAACGACGCCGGCTGGATCAGCCTGCCGCAGCGCCTGGGCGACCAGTTCGCGCCCTGGATCGGCGTGGGCGCGGGCGAGCTGGTCTTCACCGACACCACCTCGATCAACCTCTACAAGGTGCTGACGGCCGCTGCCCGCATCGCACGCGAGGACGCGCCGCAGCGCAAGCGCCTGATCAGCGAGCGCAGCAACTTCCCCACCGACCTCTACATCGCCCAGTCGGTCTGCCAGGAGTACGGACTGGAGCTGGTGCTGCTCGAACCCGAGGAGATCGCCGCTGCGCTGACCGAGGAGGTCGCCATCTGCATGCTCACCCATGTCAACTACCGCACGGGCGCCATGCACGACATGGCCGCCGTGACGGCCGCCGCACATGGCAAGGGCATTCTGTGCGTCTGGGACCTGTGCCACAGCGCGGGCGCCGTGCCCGTGGACCTCAAGGGCGCCGACGCCGACTTCGCCATCGGCTGCAGCTACAAGTACCTCAATGGCGGCCCCGGCGCGCCGGCCTTCGTCTGGGCGCATCCGCGCCTGATCAACCGCTTCTGGCAGCCGCTGTCGGGCTGGTTCGGCCATGCCGAGCCCTTCCGGTTCGTGCCCGACTACCATCCTGCCCAGGGCATCCAGCGCTATCTGTGCGGCACCCAGCCCATGGTCAGCATGAGCGTGCTGCAATGCGGGCTCGATGTGTTCACGGCCGTGGAGCCGCTGGGCGGCATGGATGTGCTGCGCGGGAAATCGCTGGCGCTCACCGACCTGTTCATCGCCCTGGTCGAGGAACGCTGCCAGGGCCACGGCCTGGGCCTGGCCACGCCGCGCGAGCATGGCCGGCGCGGCTCCCAGGTCTGCCTGACGCGCGAGGAAGGCCTGGGCGTGGACGGCAAGGACAGCGGTGCCTACGCCATCGTCCAGGCCCTGATCGCGCGTGGCGTCATCGGCGACTTCCGCAAGGGCGACGGCACCGGCCTGCACAAGGACATCCTGCGCTTCGGCTTCACACCGCTGTACGTGGGCTTCGGGGATGTGTGGAACGCCGTCGAGCACCTGCGCCAGGTGCTGGAATCGGGCGAATGGCGCCAACCGGAGTTCAACCGCATCAACGCGGTGACCTGAGCCCGCAGCGCTCAGAAGGCCATGGACGACAGCGAGGCCCACAGGTGGGCGGCGACCAGGGCCCGCCAGGGCGCGAAGTCGCGCAGCCACAGCTCGGTCTGCCTGGCATCCATGGCCTCCACCTGCAGCAGGCGCGCCAGCGCCCGGCGCACGGCCACATCACCATGCAATGGCCCGTCGAGATGGCCATAGCCGCGCAGCAGCGTGTAGTTCACGGTCCAGGGGCCTATGCCCTTGACGGCCAGCAGTCGTTCGGCGATCTTCTCGGCCGGGACAACGGGCTGCGCGGCCCAGTCGTCCAGCGGCAGCTCGCCCGCCTGCACGGCCTGCGCCAGCAGGCGCAGCGTCTGCGTCTTTCCTTGGGAAAACCCGGCCGCGCGCAGGTCCTGCTCCCCCAGTTGCGCCACCTGGGCCGCCTCGGGCATGCACCACAGCTGCTGCGGAGCGTCGGCATGGTCATCGTGCAGCGATACCGGCCGACCCGCAGCGGCGATCAGGCGCCGGCGCAGCGAAACGGCGGCAGCCACACTGATCTGCTGGCCGGTGACGGCCCAGCTCAAGGCCTCCCAGGGCGTGCAGGCCGCCGGCACGTGCAGGCCATGCTGGCGCACCAGCAGCGGGCCCAACTGCGCATGGCGGCCAAAGCGGCGCTCGAAGCGTTCCACATCCTGCGACAGGCCGAACATGCGCCCGAGCATGGCGGCCAGCGCTTCATCGATGGCCTGCTCCTGCCCCGCACCATCCGGCAGGCTCCAGCGGGCCTGGACCAGTGTTCCTTTCCCGGACTGCTCCACCAGCGCCAGGGTCAACAGCGTGGGCTGGCCCCGCCACATCAGTCCCTTGTGCATGCGCAGGCCACTGGCATCCTGCACATCGCATTCGGACAGGCGCTGGGCGTCACGCCGGTGAAAGCCCCAGAACTCGGCCATGCGGTAGCCGACCGGCAGCACCAGGGACTGCTCGGCCCGGCGTGGCGCCTTCGCGGCGCGCCTCATGCCTCATGCGCCCGCGGTGAGAGCGCCGGCTCCCGGACCTCCTGAGCCTGGCGTGCCTCGCGCAGCAACAGGGCCCGTTTGCGCTCCACGCCCCAGCGGTAGCCGGAGATGCTGCCGTCATTGCGTACCACGCGGTGGCAGGGCACGGCCACGGCAATGGGGTTGGCGGCCACCGCGCTGGCCACGGCACGCGCCCCCGTAGGCATGCCCAGGCGCAGCGCCAGCTCGGAATAGCTCAGGGTCTGGCCGGCGGGAATCGCGCACAGCGCCTGCCATACGCGCTGCTGGAAGGCCGTGCCCTGCACATCCAGCGGCAAGGCCAGGCCGCGGCGCGGCTGCTCGACCAGGGCCACGACCTGGGCCACCGTGTGCTCGAACCCCGCATCGCCACCCACCAGCTCGGCCAGGGGAAATCGCTGCTGCAGGTCCTGCACCAGGGCTTCGGCATCGTCGCCCAGCAACACGCAGCACACGCCGCGCTCCGTGCTGGCCACGAGCAGGCTGCCCAGCGTGCACTCGGCCACGGCAAAGCGGATGGTCTGGCGCTCGCCGCCACGCCGGTAGGCGCCCGGGGCCATGCCCAGCATGGCGCCCGCATCCCGGTAGAAGCTGCTGCTGGCCGCATAGCCGCTGGCATAGGCCGCATCCGTGACCGAGTCGCTGCGGCCCGGCTGCAGCGCCTGGCGCAGTGCCCGTGCGCGATGGGCCTTGGCATAGGCCTTGGGCGTCAGGCCCGTGGCCTGCTTGAACAATCGGTGCAACTGCCAGGGGCTCAGCCCCGAGCGATCGGCCAGCGAGCCCAGGGCCGGCGGCGGCTCCTCGGTCTCCAGCCAGCGGCAGCATTGGGCCACGAGGGCGGAGGCATCGCTTGGTGGATTCATGGCTTGGGTGGGCACGGCTCGTCTTTCTGGGTCATCGGATGCCCTACTCTACGCAGCCTGGCGCCCGCGCGCATCCCGCTTCTTGCAAGCCGCAGGATTGCTGCGCGGGATTCGGTTACGCTGCGCGCTGCATTTTCCGCGTCGAGACTTGCGAGACTCCCACATGACCACCGAACACTCCGGCTGCCCCCTGCACAGCCCTGGCAGCACCGAATCCATCGTCCACGAAGAGCGCGCCCAGCTGGACTTCAGCCAGTCCATGAGCTATGGCGACTACCTGCACCTGGACCAGATCCTCACCGCACAGCACCCCCTCTCGCCCGCCCATGACGAGATGCTCTTCATCATCCAGCACCAGACCAGCGAGCTGTGGATGAAGCTCATGCTCCACGAAGTCCGCGCCGCCACGGCCGCCATCGCCGGCGGCACCCGCGCCGACGCCTTCAAGATGCTCGCACGCGTCAGCCGCATCATGGAGCAGCTCGTCAGCGCCTGGACCGTGCTGTCCACCATGACCCCGCCCGAGTACACGGCCATGCGTCCCTACCTGGCCAACTCCAGCGGCTTCCAGAGCTACCAGTACCGCTGCATCGAGTTCTCCCTGGGCAACAAGAACGCCGCCATGCTCCAACCGCATGCCCATCGCCCCGACCTGCTCGCCCAGGTCGAGGCGGCATGGCGCACTCCATCGCTGTACGACGTCTCCCTGCAACTGCTGGCCCGCGAAGGCATCCAGGTGCCCGCGGACCGGCTCGAACGCGACTGGACCCAGCCCTACGAGGCCAGCGAAGGCGTCAAGGAGGCCTGGATCACGGTCTACCGCGACCCGCATGCGCACTGGGACCTGTACCAGCTCGGCGAAAAGCTCGCCGACATCGAGGATGCCTTCCGCCTGTGGCGCTTTCGCCACCTGACCACGGTGGAGCGCGTCATCGGCTTCAAGCGCGGCACAGGCGGCACCGGCGGCGTCAGCTACCTGCGCAAGATGCTGGACGTGGTGCTGTTCCCCGAGATCTGGGCCCTGCGCACCGAGCTGTGACCACCTGCCCGCCACCGCGGCAGGCCGCGGTGGCGACAGCAGGCATGCGTGCAAACGGTTAAGCTGCGGCGCCAGGAGAACCACCGTGTCCGCAGCGCCAGAACCATCCCCACACAACAACGCAGACCCGCTCACCCCATCAGCCTCCCCGGCGGCAGCACCGCCCCGCAGCCAGCTGCTGTGGGCCATGCTGCTGTCCCTGCTCTCGGCCTTTGCGCTGAGCCAGGCCTTTCGCACCATCACCTCCGTCATGGCCACGGGGCTGCAGCAGGACTTCGGCCTCACGGCACAGTCCCTGGGAGCCTTCGCAGGGCTGTTCGGCCTGTCCTTCGGCGTGGCCCAGCTGCTCATGGGCATCGGCATGGACCTGTATGGCCTGCGGCGCACGGTGCTGCTGTCGTTTCCACTGGCCATCGCGGGCTCCGTGCTGTCGGCCACCGCTGCGGGCTATGGCTGGCTGATGGTGGGCCAGTTGCTCATCGGCGTGGGCTGCTCGCCGGCCTTTCTGGCCTGCACCATGTTCATCTCCCGCCACTTTCCCATCGAGCGCTTCGCCTTCCTGTCGGGCGTGGGCATGGGCGTGGGCGGGTTGGGGCTGCTGTTCACGGGCACGCCTCTGGCCTGGCTGGTCCAGCACTTCGGCTGGCGCTCGGGCTTCGCGCTGCTGGCCGTGATGGCCGCCGCCTCCTGGCTGCTGATCTGGTGGCGCGTGCATGAGCCGGCCCATGCCGGCACGAAGCCCGCCGTGCGCGAGAGCTGGGGCGTGGCCGTGCGGCGCATGGCGCAGCTGTTCACGCTGCCGCATACGCTGGGCATCATGATCCTGGCCATGGCCTGCTATGCCTCCTTCCTGTCGCTGCGCGGGCTGTGGCTGGGGCCCCTGCTCATCCACCGCTACGACTTCTCGCTGGTGGAAAGCGGCAACGTGGCGCTGATCGTGTCGCTGATCTCGCTGTTCAGCCCGGCCTTCTTCGGCCGCATGGACCCGGGCGCGGCGCGGCGCCGGCGCTGGATCAACAACTACTCCCTGCTCATGGGCAGCCTGTTCCTGGTCATGGCCTTCCTCCACCACGCCTGGGCCAACGTGGCCCTGATCTTCGCCATGGGCCTGCTGTCAGGCTATTCGGTGCTGCAGTACGCCGATGTGCGCTCGTCCTACCCGCCTGAACTCACCGGCCGCGCGCTGTCGCTGTTCACCATGGCCATGTTCCTGGGCGTGGCCCTGGTCCAATGGTTCACGGGCTGGGTGGCAGCCTGGGCCGAGGCCTGGGGCGTGGAGCCCTACCAGGCCGTGATGGTGTCCATCGCAGCCACCCTGGTCGGCGCCTCCACGGCCTTCCGCTTCCTGCCGTCCTCGCCGCTGCTGCGCCAGGCATCGGCCGTGTAGAAGACACGGGCTACAAGGCGTTGGCCGCGGAGCCATCGCCCCGATACAGCCAGGGCAGATCCATCAGCCGGGGGCCCAGCAGGCGCAATGACAGATCACGCCCCCAGCGCACGGGGCCCGTGGCATGGAAAATGCGGCCATTGCGCTGCGAGCGGGCCTGCACGCGCGCATTGCGCTGCCAGCGGTTGAGTGCATAGCGGCGCAGGCGCATGTTCACATCCAGGTCATGCATGGCCAGGGCCCGCTGCAGTTCCGCCGCATCCTCGATGGCCATGCCCGCGCCCTGGGCCAGATAGGGCCGCATGGGATGGGCCGCATCGCCAAGCAAGGCCACCACGCCGCGCGCCATCTGCGCGGCCGACTGCACGGGCGGCCGGTCGCCCACGGGCCACAGCCGCCAATCGCCACCTGCGGCAGGCACATGCTGGATCAGGTCCAGCAGCTCGGGGCAACTGCCTTGCAGCGCCTGCACGAGATCGGCCAGATTGCCGGCATGGTCCCAGCTCGCCAAGTCTTCGGGGGCTGGTCCCTGGACGATGACCACCAGATTCTGCAATTCGCCGCGGCGCACCGGGTACTGGATGGCATGCAGGCGCGAGCCCAGCCAAGCCGTGACGTCGGTGGCACGCAGCCGCCTGGGCAACTGGGCCTGGCGCACCAGCGCCCGATAGGCCAGATGCCCCGTGACGCGCGGCGGACCGTCGCCCAGCAGTTGCTGGCGCAGCACGCTGCGCACGCCATCGGCGGCCACCAGGGCGTCGCCCTCGATCAGCTTGCCGCCCTGGGTCCGCACCGTGACCACGCCCTCGTTCTCGGAAAAGCCTTCGATGGGCTGCCCCAGGTTCAGGTGCATGCCCTCGTAGGTCTGGGCGGCCTCCCGCAGCAATTGCTGCAGATCGGCGCGGTGGATGGTGGCATAGGCCGCCCCGTAGCGGTGGACCGATTCGCTGCCCAGCGTCATCCGGGCCAGTTCCTGCCCGGTGGCCGCGCTGCGTACCCGCAGACAGCCGGGCAGGGCCACCACCTGCTGCAAAGGCTTTTGCAGGCCCCAGGCCTGCAGCCGGCGCACGACGTTCGGCCCCAGCTGTATGCCGGCCCCCACCTCGCTGAGCTGGGGAGCTTGCTCAAAAAGTCGCACCTCCCAGCCAGCCCGCGACGCACCTATCGCTGCGGCCAGGCCGCCAATGCCGCCACCGGCGATCAACACCTGCTTGTTCATGCGCCTATTGTGCCCCTGCCGCCCCCCGGTGAACGAGGGGACAAAGATTAACAAACCACATGCGCATGAAGAAAATCAAGAAGTTACAGGAAATTTTCCGAAAACCACGTTCAACGGCTTATCGACCGCGCAAGAAGACAAAGAATCTCGCAAGCGCTGGCGAGATTGGGTGCCACACGGCCTCCGGTCAGCATGCTCCCACCCCACCCGTGAGGTTTTGCCAGCCGGCCAGGAAAATTTCCGTGCCCATACCGGACACACCGCAGATGACAGGCATTCCCGATCAGCCGGCTTTCCCGCAAATAGGCTGGCCGCCATGGGAATCCACCCGGCACATTCCCACTTCCGGGTGGCTTCTTCCCACTGGCACCCCGTCCAAGGCGCGATTTTCATCACAAGGTGGAACGACCATGAAAAAAGCCCGCTCAGGGCGGGCTCTTTCATGCGCGGGAAAGACGATCAGATGGCGAATTTCTCGCGATCCTGATTCTGGATCCACTTCGGCGGCTTGCCGCGGCCTGTCCACGTCTGGCCGGTGGCGGGATCGCGGTACTTCGGAGCCACCTTGGCGCCAGTGGAGCCGGCGGCACGGCCACGCGCCGGAGGAAATACGTCGTCAGCCGTCAGGCCATATTCGGCAATCAAATTGCGCACCTTGCCCACTGCATCGGAAAGTTCCCGCTTGCGTGCCTCCTGGATCTGTTGCTCCAGTTCCTGTCGCTGCTTCAGCAGTTCCTTGTATGAGCTCATGGTATGC
It encodes:
- a CDS encoding helix-turn-helix transcriptional regulator, giving the protein MTSLSASHHFHRIHRHPAAPWAELRDSARSPHCFRLHMHAEYSIGIVDAGRTVFHHAQGPQPLAAGGVVLIEPGAWHACNPEPGAPWSYRMLFIDPDWLHARLGVAALRFPQRAMTDAQTAFQVDALCRPIDGEAAARRLATGLEQLLGRCAEHAAAAQPGGASCLEPAMRRLHAGPDAGLTVEALARECGLSPTRFIRRFKAATGMTPGSYRLNLRINGARRLLASGAALSDAAYAMGFADQAHLQRAFKAHHALTPGCYARGA
- a CDS encoding amino acid permease, with amino-acid sequence MADFQDIQQRETGLRQQLSAAQMVMIAIGGAIGTGLFMGSAFAIGFAGPSVLLSYGIGALISLLLMGCLAEMTVAHPTSGSFGAYAEHYIGPLAGFMVRYAYWAAVVLAVGMEVTAIGIYMGYWFPDVPRWIWVVVFSGALIAVNASSVKAFGQVEYGFSMVKIVAIVAFILIGAWVVFGSQPQGIGLFNYTVHGGFFPKGLWGTWVAVIIAIFSYLSLEAVAVAAGEAEDPRRAITRAFRTTMARLVIFYLLTLALMLAIVPWPQAGTDKSPFVKVMEIIGIPGAASIINFVVLVAALSAMNSQLYVTSRMMFSLSRGGFAPAVFGRLNSRGVPVAAIAISCLGIAVAVAVNLWKPEGSLLWMMSVSMFGAMFTWFMIFVTHLFFRTRWSREHPGQRLQFRMWGYPLFTLAGAALMLGVIVTTYFTEVFHMTLITGLPFLALLALAYALWYRPRAQARSKD
- the kynB gene encoding arylformamidase, translated to MTRRLWDISPAVQAASPVFPGDTPYRQQWCATIGPGCPVNVSAITLSPHVGAHADAPLHYDADGAPIGHVDLEAFLGPCRVIHAIARGPLIEWEHIAHAVADLPPRVLVRTYERAPTAWDPELPAYAPATVERLADRGVRLIGIDTASIDPASSKSLDSHQVIRRRGLRVLENLVLDDVPEGDYELIALPLKLVEADASPVRAVLRALA
- the kynU gene encoding kynureninase; translation: MTSLQDCLALDAQDPLRALRAQFTLPEGVIYLDGNSLGASPKAAAARVAEVVQQEWAQGLIRSWNDAGWISLPQRLGDQFAPWIGVGAGELVFTDTTSINLYKVLTAAARIAREDAPQRKRLISERSNFPTDLYIAQSVCQEYGLELVLLEPEEIAAALTEEVAICMLTHVNYRTGAMHDMAAVTAAAHGKGILCVWDLCHSAGAVPVDLKGADADFAIGCSYKYLNGGPGAPAFVWAHPRLINRFWQPLSGWFGHAEPFRFVPDYHPAQGIQRYLCGTQPMVSMSVLQCGLDVFTAVEPLGGMDVLRGKSLALTDLFIALVEERCQGHGLGLATPREHGRRGSQVCLTREEGLGVDGKDSGAYAIVQALIARGVIGDFRKGDGTGLHKDILRFGFTPLYVGFGDVWNAVEHLRQVLESGEWRQPEFNRINAVT
- a CDS encoding DNA-3-methyladenine glycosylase 2 translates to MRRAAKAPRRAEQSLVLPVGYRMAEFWGFHRRDAQRLSECDVQDASGLRMHKGLMWRGQPTLLTLALVEQSGKGTLVQARWSLPDGAGQEQAIDEALAAMLGRMFGLSQDVERFERRFGRHAQLGPLLVRQHGLHVPAACTPWEALSWAVTGQQISVAAAVSLRRRLIAAAGRPVSLHDDHADAPQQLWCMPEAAQVAQLGEQDLRAAGFSQGKTQTLRLLAQAVQAGELPLDDWAAQPVVPAEKIAERLLAVKGIGPWTVNYTLLRGYGHLDGPLHGDVAVRRALARLLQVEAMDARQTELWLRDFAPWRALVAAHLWASLSSMAF
- the kynA gene encoding tryptophan 2,3-dioxygenase; its protein translation is MTTEHSGCPLHSPGSTESIVHEERAQLDFSQSMSYGDYLHLDQILTAQHPLSPAHDEMLFIIQHQTSELWMKLMLHEVRAATAAIAGGTRADAFKMLARVSRIMEQLVSAWTVLSTMTPPEYTAMRPYLANSSGFQSYQYRCIEFSLGNKNAAMLQPHAHRPDLLAQVEAAWRTPSLYDVSLQLLAREGIQVPADRLERDWTQPYEASEGVKEAWITVYRDPHAHWDLYQLGEKLADIEDAFRLWRFRHLTTVERVIGFKRGTGGTGGVSYLRKMLDVVLFPEIWALRTEL
- a CDS encoding MFS transporter; the protein is MSAAPEPSPHNNADPLTPSASPAAAPPRSQLLWAMLLSLLSAFALSQAFRTITSVMATGLQQDFGLTAQSLGAFAGLFGLSFGVAQLLMGIGMDLYGLRRTVLLSFPLAIAGSVLSATAAGYGWLMVGQLLIGVGCSPAFLACTMFISRHFPIERFAFLSGVGMGVGGLGLLFTGTPLAWLVQHFGWRSGFALLAVMAAASWLLIWWRVHEPAHAGTKPAVRESWGVAVRRMAQLFTLPHTLGIMILAMACYASFLSLRGLWLGPLLIHRYDFSLVESGNVALIVSLISLFSPAFFGRMDPGAARRRRWINNYSLLMGSLFLVMAFLHHAWANVALIFAMGLLSGYSVLQYADVRSSYPPELTGRALSLFTMAMFLGVALVQWFTGWVAAWAEAWGVEPYQAVMVSIAATLVGASTAFRFLPSSPLLRQASAV
- a CDS encoding FAD-dependent monooxygenase translates to MNKQVLIAGGGIGGLAAAIGASRAGWEVRLFEQAPQLSEVGAGIQLGPNVVRRLQAWGLQKPLQQVVALPGCLRVRSAATGQELARMTLGSESVHRYGAAYATIHRADLQQLLREAAQTYEGMHLNLGQPIEGFSENEGVVTVRTQGGKLIEGDALVAADGVRSVLRQQLLGDGPPRVTGHLAYRALVRQAQLPRRLRATDVTAWLGSRLHAIQYPVRRGELQNLVVIVQGPAPEDLASWDHAGNLADLVQALQGSCPELLDLIQHVPAAGGDWRLWPVGDRPPVQSAAQMARGVVALLGDAAHPMRPYLAQGAGMAIEDAAELQRALAMHDLDVNMRLRRYALNRWQRNARVQARSQRNGRIFHATGPVRWGRDLSLRLLGPRLMDLPWLYRGDGSAANAL
- a CDS encoding H-NS family nucleoid-associated regulatory protein — encoded protein: MSSYKELLKQRQELEQQIQEARKRELSDAVGKVRNLIAEYGLTADDVFPPARGRAAGSTGAKVAPKYRDPATGQTWTGRGKPPKWIQNQDREKFAI